The following coding sequences are from one Chloracidobacterium sp. window:
- a CDS encoding prepilin-type N-terminal cleavage/methylation domain-containing protein → MKDQRGFSLIELLIVVVIIGIIAAIAIPNLLASRRAANESSAISTLRTYSGAQAAYQSTYGNGSYSGDPGVTNAFYSLAQVSLVDSTLAPATAGDWSKKSGYEFTGAGRPSSPTNQATFHGAARPTTTSGVTQTGTRNFMVVTNGVINYNPASSLAHDMLSDDGTVMTMASGTPINN, encoded by the coding sequence ATGAAAGATCAAAGAGGATTTTCTCTTATCGAACTACTCATCGTGGTAGTCATTATCGGAATCATCGCGGCCATCGCTATCCCTAACCTTCTAGCGTCCAGGCGTGCGGCGAACGAATCCTCGGCGATCTCGACGCTGAGAACTTATAGCGGAGCCCAAGCAGCCTATCAATCGACCTACGGAAACGGAAGTTACTCGGGCGATCCCGGCGTGACCAATGCGTTCTATTCCCTCGCACAAGTCTCGCTTGTTGACAGCACTCTAGCTCCGGCAACCGCCGGTGACTGGTCCAAAAAAAGCGGTTACGAGTTTACCGGTGCAGGTCGTCCGAGTTCGCCGACAAACCAGGCAACATTCCACGGAGCCGCACGACCGACGACAACTTCGGGAGTTACCCAGACAGGGACGCGTAACTTTATGGTCGTGACTAACGGTGTCATTAATTATAACCCGGCAAGCAGTTTGGCCCACGATATGCTTTCGGATGATGGAACTGTGATGACGATGGCCAGTGGCACACCAATTAACAACTAA